The genomic DNA TGGAGGTGCGGCGGATGTTCCCGGACCTGCCGATCATCCAGGTCACCGAGCCGCTGGTGGACATCATGTGGGGTGCGGCATCGCTGTCCCGGTCGGGCACCGACCGCAGTGCTGAACTCATCGAGTGGGGCAAGCGTGAACTCGCCGGGGAATCGCCGCGGGTGCGCGGCGACTACATGCTGACTTCGGCAGTGGGCTCGGCGCTGGGAGCCGGGTCGTGGCGGGGTGTCATCACGGCGATTGTGACCGGTGCCCGGTTCGGCAAACCGGGGGCCTTGGCCTGGGCCAGCGCCGCCAAATCCCTGCTGAGACTGGGCCGTGGACGGCTCAGGGCACTCGCTGGTCGCTGATGCCGTCGTTTGCCCGCAACACCCTGCTCGGGTTCTCCTCCGGCGCCATGGTGGCGCTGGCCGGCTTCATCGGCAATGCCATCACCGCGCGACTGCTGGGCCCGGACAATCTGGGCGTCTTCGCTTACGTGGTGTTCTGCGTGACCATCGCATCGATCGTGGCGAGCCTGGGTATCGGGGTGGTGCAGCAGCGGTTCATTCCCAACCTGCGGGCCGAGGGCCGCGACGACGAGGCGGACGGTTTGACGGGGGCGGTAACCCGATTGTCGTTGTGGGCCACGGTCATCGGCGCCGCGGTCCTGTTCGGCTACCTGTACTGGCCCGGCCGCGACGCCATTGCCGGGCCGTCACCGACCACGCAGACGGTGGTCATCGCCTTTGCCCTGGCGTGGTTCGTGTTCTGGCGGATGGCCGAGGTCTACCAGTTCTATCTGCGCGGTGAGCAGCGGTTCGCCGAACTGGCCCGGCTGTCCGCCATCTCGGCACTGCTGAAGCTGGGTGTGATCGCGGTGGGCGCCTGGTTGTTCGGGATCCCGGGTGCGCTGGCGGGGTTCATCGCAGGCAACCTGCTACCCGCGTCCCGCATCCACCGGCTGATACGGATGCGGCCGCACGTGACGGACCTGCTGCGGGGCAACGTCTTCCGCTTTGCGGCTGCCAGCTGGGCCACCGGTGTGCTGGGCGGGCTGGTGTTCGGGCGCACCGAGATCCTGTTCCTGGAGCACTACACGGGGATCGGCGCCGTGGGTCTGTTTGCCGCCGCGGTCACCGTGGCGGAGATGGCGGTGCAATTGCCACCTCTGCTGCTGTCGGCGCTGCTGCCGCGGTTCAGCGAACAGCACGGCCTGGGCGCCCAGGAGGACATGCGCCGGCTCTACCGCACCATGACGGCCCTGATCGCGATGTTGATCGTTCCGCTGTGTCTGGGTCTGGCGGCGGTGGCACCCGCGCTGGTACCGCTGCTGTTCGGGGCTGATTTCGCCGATGCGGTACCGGTGGCATCGGTGCTCCTGGTGGCCGCCGCCGTCAGCAGCCTCGGCGTGACCACCTTCTACCTCCTGCAGAGCATCGGCAAGACCGGTTTCCTGTTGCTGTCCAACGGGCTGGGCCTGATCGGCACGATCGCGCTCGGATTCCTGCTGGTGCCGCAGTTCGGGCTCATCGGCGCCGCCTGGTCGCGCGGAGTCGTCCAGGTGTTCGTGGTCCTGGTGGAAACCTGGTACGTCACACAGAAACTGAAGATCTCCCCGCCGTACCGCGCCCTCGGACTGATCACGCTGGCTGCGGTGGCCCAAGCCGTGGTCGCCTACGTCATCTGCGGCGAGATCGATGGGGCGGTGGCGCTGCTGGTCGCCATACCGGCCGCGGTGCTCACCTATGTGCTGGCGCTGCGGGTGCTCTCGGTGATGAAGGTGGTGGACCCCGGTCTGCGGAATCGGATCATCGACAAAGCTCCGGGCCGGGTCAAGCCGGTGCTGTCGCGCCTCATGTAGCCCCGTCCATCAACGCCACCGCTGCGGGCTTGGGGGTCAGGTCCCGGCGCACCACACCGAAGTTCTGTTCCGGGTCGGCCGGATCGGTTCCGCCGTCGGCCAATTCGTAGTAGATGAGCGGTCCCGCCCAGTCCCAGTCCGCTACCTGACGGCGGGCCTGCAGCAGCATCTGCGTCTGGGTGTCGTCGGACACCGCGTTGGGTCCGGTACCCGTGGGAGCTCCGTACTCGGTGATCCAGATCGACTTGTCGCCCTCGCCGTGGCGCTCCATGACCGAACGCAGCGCGGGCAGGTCGGCGAAGCCCCCTGTCATCCGCTGTGGGGTTTGCATGGGCAGCGCCGGGAAACTGTACGGGTGCGCGGCGACGGCGTCGGCGCGGTAGGCGGCACCGTTGGCGTAGAGCTGCTCGAGATACTCACCGGGTTCTATCTCGCGGCCAGGCGTCTCGAACTGGGGCCCGAGCCCTCCGATGAGCAGGGTGGCCTGCGGGTCCACATCGCGGATCGCGTCGGCGGCCACCCAGAACAACGTCCCGTACTCATTGGCATCCGGTTGCGGCGGCCAGAACTTGGCGGTGTTGGGTTCGTTCCAGATCTCCCAGCTGTGCACGCCGCGCGGCGCGTACCGGGTGGCGGCGGCCCGCGTGAAGTCGGCCCACTGCGAGAGTTGTTGCGGGCGCTGGTGGTGGGCGATGGCGGCATCGCCCACGGCCGCCGAGCGTGCCCACGGCGGGGTGAAGGCGAGCACGAAGAGCACCTGCATTCCCCTGGCGTCGGCCTCGTCCACCACCATGTCCGGATAGGACCAGTCGGGGCTGCCCTGCGTGCGCTCGACCACCGACCAGTCGATGTCCATCCTCACCCAGGTGACGCCCATTTCCGCCATCAGGTCGAACTTCTCCGCCAACACCTCCGCGTCGCGGACATGCACGGTCATCCCGATCGCGGAGTCGTCGGGCGGTTGGCACGAGATGGTGGCCAGCGCGAGCAGGGCCACCACCGGCAGGTGTGACAGCCGGCGCCGCACACTCACCCGGCGCTCACCGCAGCACGGCACGGTGGTCGCCGCCTGAGAACGGTCTGCCCGCCAGCCCCTCGGCACGACCCACGAAGAGCGCCATGGCATCTCGCACGGTGAACTTGTCGGGATTGCGCAGTGGCATCAAGGCGGCGGCCACCAGATGCGCCACCTTGTACCACAGCGGATAGCGCCAGGTGCGCAGCACGTTGCCCGCGCCCCTGCCGTAGTTGCGCAGTTTGCGGCGCCGCTCCTCCGGGGGAAGGTGCGCAAACTCGGTCTGTGCCTTCACCACGACGTCACCCACCCACTCGATGGAGAAACCGTCGCGTTCGGCGAGCCGCAGCAGCAGGTCGGGGCCCTCGCCGGATTGCCACGGGCTCGCCGATCCCGAACCACGCAGGGGGTCGTACCCCCCGACCGCCAGATAGTCAGCACGGCGGTACAGCGTGGCCGGTTCCATGGCCCCCCACGCCGATCGGCGCGTGAGCGGAGAACCTCTCGGCGGGAGTGGATTCCGGGGCCCCTCACGATCCACCAGCTGGACGGCGACCACCGACCTGCCCGGGATGCAGTGCGGTGTCAACCGCTCGAAGAAGTCCGGGTCGACGCGACTGGTGTCGTTCGGGAACCAAGCCCATTCCACGTCATCCCCGAGGGTGATGGCCGCGATGTTGCGGCCGTTGGACACCCCACGCGGGCTGACCGCGGTCCGCAGGGTGAGCACACCCGAGTATTTCTGCACCAGCGCCCGCAGGCCCGAGTCATCCTCGCTGCCGTGGTGAGCGATCACGACGACGTGTGGCGGGCGGGTCTGCGCGGCCAGGTCGTCGAGCAACAGGCCCAGTTCGTCCCACCGGCCCACCGTGGTGACTCCCACCCCGAAGCGGGGGGTGTCGGTCACGTCAGGCGGCCCTGCAGTGTCGGCAGGAACTCCGGGTCCGCCCAGGTGCGCTTGAGGGTCTCATCCAGTTGGTGGACCGGCCGCCACCCGAAAATCTCGCCGATCCGGGTGATGTCGCTGCCGAGGAACGGCCGGTCCACCGCCCGGGCGCGCGCCGGATCCTGGCGCACCTGGAAGTCGAGGCCCAGCACCGCACGCATGCGCGCCAGGATCTCGTCCACCGAGTACTGGTGTCCGCTGCCGAGATTGACCACCTCGCAGGCCACCCCGTCGCGATTGGTGCCCAGCGCCGCCGCGGCGAAACCGGCTGCGGCGTCCAGCACGTCGATGTAGTCGCGTTTGGGCCAGGTGTTGCCCAATCCGATCGATTCCGGCTTCGCTCGCAGCTGGGCGACGATGGCGGGCAGCAGGTGCGGATTGGTCTCACCGGGGCCGATGACGTTGAACAGCCGCACGATGGCAGCGGCGATACCGCGCTCCTCGGCGAAGATCCGGACGTACTGCTCGCCCTGCAGCTTGGTGAAGCCGTAGATGTCGGCGGGTCCCAGTTCGGACTCGTACTCCCGGTGGGGCTGCTCATCAGGCTTGTACACCGCGCCACTGCTGGCGAACACGAACCGGACTCCCGGCGGGCAGGCGGCCAGCAGGTTGACGGTGCCGGTGACGTTGGTGGACACCGCATTCGACGGGTCGGTGTCACATTCGGGGATGTAGTGGATGGCCGCCAGATGGACGATCACGTCGGGCTTGAAGTACTCGATGAGCGACCGGGTGGCAGCGCTGTCGCGGATGTCCAGCCGGTGGAAGCGGAAACCGGGGGACTCGAGCGACAGCCAGTCCGGCGCGCCGTACCGCAGCAGATCGGCCACCAGTACGTCGGCGACCGGGGCCAGGGCGCGCACCAACTCGCGTCCGACGAAACCGGCCCCGCCGGTGACCATGACCTTCGTGCGGGGCTGCTCTGCTTGCGTCATCTCACTGCCGCCTTCCATTGACCTCGAGTGCACGAGTCTCCAGTGACTGCGCAATTCCTGACCAGTCCAGGGCCTTGGCGCCGGTGAGGCCGGCCTGGGAGAACTGATCCCACTGCGCCTGGGCGGCCAGCAGGGCGTCGGCGAATTCGCTCGGATCGGTGCCGCACACCACTCCGGCGCCGTACTGCGCCACAACGTCTTTGGCACCGTTCTCGGCGAAATCAGCGGTCACCACCGGAAGGCCACTGGCCATGGCTTCGGCGATCACCCGGGGAAACCCCTCCCGTTGGCTGGACATGCCCAGCACGGCGGCACGGGACAGCAGATCGATCTTCTGCTCCTCGGTCACCGACCCCGGCACTCGGATGCGGGACGCGAGGGCGGACCGTTTCGCGTACTCCTCGATGTCCGACCGGGACGGGCCGTCGCCGGCGATCACCAGGTCACCGGCGAAGCCGCGGTCGGCGGCGAGGACGAACGCGTCGATCAGCAGCTGCAGGTTCTTGTGCGGGGCCACACGGCCGACATACAGCGCCCCGGAGCGTTCGTCTCGCGGGGCCGACCGGTAGCGGCTCAGCTCGATGCCGCTGGGCAGTACTCCGCACTCGCGCCCCGACTGTTCGGTGATGGCCACCGCCACCGCGTTGCTGACGGCGAAGTTGGAGCCTGCCAGCAGCGGTAGCCGGCGCTGCGCGCGGGTCAGGATCGGGTCTTCGCGGATCTCGCACCAGTGGATTGCGGTGCGTGGCCGCAGCTTTCGTGGCATGGCCGGGATGTGCAGCAATGGCCACTGGTTGAGCAGATGGAAGTCGTATCCGCCGGCGATCACCTGGCGCCGGACCCAGTTGCTGTACCGGGTCACTGCCCCCCAGTTGCGGCGCAGCGCCGGGAAACGCGGTGTCAGGTAGGTGTCCGTGAGCGGATTGCGTTGCAACCGGACACCGTTGATGGTTTCCGCGACGGGCAGCGCGCGGTCGTGGCCGATGCAGAAGACGTCGACGGAGTGGCCGCGCCGCACCATGGCCTCGGCGAGCTCCTGGAAGAAGACCTCCTGGCCACCGAGGTTGGGGTAGTAGAGCTCGGTGAGGAAGGCGAATCGCATCGGTTGGCCCCGTCGGTCTCCGTGTGAGTGCATGGTGGTTGCTCACCGCCGGCGCCGCGGCACCGTCGTCGGACCATCTCAGCAAAAAATGACGCAGTGTGCAAGGAATGCGTTCCGCAGCAGCACCCTGGCTCCGTTGTGCTGGTTGCTGGCTCAGCAGAGGCGTGCGCGGCAAACCACTTCCGGCCACGTCGCACGCTGCCGTCGGCTACCGTCGGCCTTCGCTGGCGAGGGCGGCGACGATGGTATCGGCGGCGGCGGTCACATGAATGCGCTGCTGGCGGGTCCGTACGTGGGCGGCGCCGCGTGCGGCCAGCTCGGTCCGGGCTGCGTCGTCGGTGGCGAACCTCGTCAGCAGCCGGGCGAGTTGTCCGGGGTCGTGCGGGTCGAAGTACTCGGCACCGGAACCGCAGGTCTCGCGCAGCGACGGGATGTCCGAGCACAGCACCGCGGTACCCGAGGCCATGGCCTCCAGCGGTGGCAGACCGGCACCCTCGTTGAACGACGGCATCACCAACAGGTCCGCACCCGCCACCAGGGCGTGCAGGGCATCGAATTCCAGGCGGCTGATGAACTGCACCCGATCACCGAGAGCGGTGGCCTGCTCCTGGACCCGCCCGTCGAGCGTGCGTACCGACGCGCCGCTGCCGGCGATCATCAGCCGGTGCGGAATGGACTGCTGCACTTGCGAATACGCCTGCAGCAGCGCGAGGACGTTTTTGTGCCGCTTCACGTTGCCGAGGTACAGGATGTACCGGCCCGTTACGGGGGACAGGGTGGAGTCCGGGGGCTGCAGCCACTGGCGACTCACCGGAATCTCGGTGACCACGAACCGCGCGGCGGGAACGTAGCCGGCCAGTGCGTCGGCGGAGGCTTGTGAGGGCGTGAAGATGGTGTGGCAGCGGCGCGCATCGGCTTCGAGCATGGCCCGCGCGTAGAGCCGGCGGGCGCGGCTCATCCCGCTGATCTGTTCGGGCAGCAGGTAGTTGTCGTCGTGCACGGTGGAAAAGGCGAGGACGGAGCGGTGGCGCGGTCGCAGCAGGGTGAGGGGATGCGGGAAGTGGGGCGTCCAGAACGACCCGGGCCGGACCGTGCCGATGGCGTGGTCCCAAGCGCGCTGCTCGCCGAGGGAGAACATGGCAGCCCGGGCCGGTTCGGCGTACACCACCTCGGTTTTCGCCGCGACGTCCGGGACGTTGCCGCGATCCGCAAGGACCGCCAGCGTGCGACCGTGCTGGCTCAGTACCTCCTCCAGAGCCGGGATCTGGACACCGATGTAGGTGCCGATGCCGCTCTGCTCGATGTGCCTGACGTCGAAGAGCAGGTCGGCCCGCATGACGATGAAGGCTACCGGGACGGGGCGTGGGCGGCCTTCCGGGGAGCAGGACTGTGGATTCCGCGTGGTTGCTCGATCGCGCGAGTTTGAGGTCTGGCGACGCGCCGCGCAGCCGTGAAATAGTCCATGAATAATAAGTATGGCAAATACTATCAATCGCGTTAGATGTACTAGCGCTGCAGGAAAGCGCTGGGTCGGGTTCATGATCATCCAGAAAACGAAGTGTTCAAAGCATATACGCGGCCGTAAAATGTGATCGAGCATTACTTGTGAATTGTCCGCGGGCAACGCAGTCGGTTAAACTTGTGCGATTGTGGCAAACCTTTAGGAAGAGTGAATCTGTTTTGCGGTAGTGATGACAGGCTGCCGCCGATGTGCCCACAATGGGGAGTGCGGGAGGACCACCGGCTGCGGTGGAAGGCGCAGGGAGGCTGCAATGAAACGTCTACTCGTCCCACCGGGCGGTAATGGGCAAAGGCCATGACCATGGCGGGATCCGCGGTCACACCTGACGCCCGACTCATCGATTGGGTTCGCACCAGCACCGCATCGGATGGCTCGGACACTCCGAGCACCGACCCGCTCTGTGGTATCCGCGTGCTCGTGGTCGACGATTGCACGTTGCACCGGGAGGGCTTGGCCGCATTGATGGCGACCAACGGTGCTCCCGACGTCAGCGTGGCCTGGGACCTGCCCACGGTGACCGCAGCTGTTCGAGACAAACCCGTGAACGTCGTGTTGTTGAACGTCAGCACCCTCGACGGCGTCATTCTGTTGCGGGCCGTTCAGGACATCGCCCCGTACGTACGGGTCATCGTGGTAGGGGTCTCCGAGGAGGATGACCACGGGATCGTTGCGTGCGCCGAGGCAGGTGCCGCGGGATATCACACCCGCAACGAGTCCATCGAGGAGCTGATCTCGCTGATCTCGCGCCTGGTGGCCGGAGAATCTGTGTGCTCACCCCGGGTCTCGGCGGTGCTACTGCGCCGTCTCTCCACCCTTGCCGCCAAACGCCCGCTGGTGCCTGATGACCTGATGCTCACCACTCGCGAAGTCGAGATCCTGGAACTGTTGGAGCACGGCTTGTCGAACCGGGACATCGCCGAACACCTCTGCATCGCCGTTCACACCGTCAAAAACCATGTGCACAGTCTGCTGACGAAGCTGGGTGTCAGTACGCGTGGGCAGGCTGCGGCGCTTGCGCACACAGTGCGGTGATATCCCAAAAGAGCTATAGATAACCATCTTTCGCTGGTTCAGCTCTGCCTTGGGTTAGTTCTCGTCGTCCAGAGGAGCCACCTGGAATTGGGCCGAAAGGTTCATTTACGAAGAGTCGCAACCGGGGCCATAGTGGAGCGATGCGGACGATCCTGCCCAGGGCTGCGGTGGCCACCGTGGTCGCGTCGGCACTGGGCGTCGGAGTATTTCTGTTCCCGCTGGATGCCTCGGGTCTCATCGGAGACTCAAGCGCGGAACGCGGCGCACGGGAACTCGATGCGCTGGTCGCTGCGGTCTATCCCCGGCCTGGTCGAATCGACGTGGATGTGCCACGCGTGCCGGACCGGGACGGCTTGCCCGCCGGTGCTGGCCACGAGGTGCTGGCGGCCGAGATGCTGGAAGTGGATGGAACGTACAGTCCACCTGAGTTGTTGCGAGCACTCCACGTCGTGCGGTCCCTGCGAGCGCTCCCGCACAGCGGGACGGACGCTGCCACCGGCAGACGGGTAGAGGGTCGGGCCCTGCCGCTGTCGCCGGAGGATCTTCTCGAACTGGTTGTCCTGGTGGAGAATTTCCTGCAGTCCATGGCCAGGACCCCGGAACCCGACCTCGCCGAGCTGCTGACCAACGTCCTGGCGACAGTCGCGGACGAGATGAAGGCCCCGGTTGCCGCCGCGGTTACAGCGCCGCCTCCGGCAGCGGGAGCTGCTGTGCCGCAGGCACCCACTGTTGCGCCGATACCCGTGCCTGCTGTGGTCGAGCCTGCCTCCGAACCGCCGGAGCTCGAGCCGTCCGCAGCGCCCGCTGCGCCGATGCCGACCCCACAGCAGGTGAACCCGACCCCCGTCGTACCAAGCGTTGATGTCGTGGGTGCGGGCCACCCCCCGCCGGCCGAGGTGACGTCGCAGCCCTCGCCTGCGGTGGACGCGGAGTCCGACGAAGAGACGGCCGTGGGTTCGCAGCCAGAACTGCGGGATCCCGCCGAACCGGGCCGCGAACCTGACAAGCCGGATCTGAACACGAATGATGTTGACCCGCAGAGAGAAGCACCTCAAAGCAGCGACTTAACGAGTGACAACGGCGCCGACAGTCAGAGTTCGTCGCAGGACAAAGACGCGTCCAACGAGTGATACGGCGGCCCTGCCGTGTGAGAGTGCCCATGACACGAGGCCGGAGATGATGGATGGAACACAGCTCGGCCCCGGACTTCCGGTGAACCGGCGATCAGGACACGATGGCGAGCGCAAGCTGGTCAGCGCCGGCGACAGCAACTTCGTGCCATGGCAGGATGCGTCGTATCAGGAGCAGGCACTGGATGAGCGGATCCTCGTCGTCGACGATTGCACCTTGTTCCGGGACAACCTCGTCGCAGTGTTGGCGGTGAGCGGGTTTCCCACGCCGAGCTCCGCGTGGGACCTGCCGTCGCTGGTCACCGCCCTGGAGGACCCCGAAATCAGGGTTGTGTTGGTCAACATGAAGTCGCGGGGCAGTGCTCTGCTCCTGAAGGCGGCGATGGACATCAACCCAGGGTCACGGGTGATCGCTGTGGGTGCCTCCGTAGCAGATGAAGCAGATATCCTTGCCTGCGCGGAGGCCGGCGTCGCCGGTTATCACATGCGATCGGATGCTCTCGGCGCCCTGATTGTCTTGATACAGGACGTCGCCGCTGGAATTTCATCGTGCCCTCCGGCGGTCTCTGCGATTTTGCTCAAACGCCTCTCATCCCTTGCTGCACAGACGAAGAGCGCAGACCGGGAACTAGCTCTGACGGCGCGTGAGATCCAGATCCTTCGGATGATCGAAAGAGGCCGGTCGAACCGAGACATCGCCACCGAACTCGACATCGCGATCCACACGGTCAAGAACCACGTGCACAATCTACTCACCAAGCTGGGCGTGGGCACCAGGGCCGAGGCCGCAGCACTGTCGCGCACCATTGGAGCCGAGGCGGGGCGAATCCGGGCGAACTAGACCGGGAGCTACCGAAAATGGGCTCGCATGGTCCATGTACGCGGCGGTTGCGGAGCCCGATAGTGAGAGTGTTCCGCCGCAACAGCTGGGCGGCACTCGCACCGGGGGCATCAAAATCCAGATTCACCTGGTTGTTTGGGTGAAAAGTTCCGATGGGAGGCGGACTCAGATGTGTGGAATTATTGCGTGCCGAACACATGGTCCTGCCGCTGATTACCTGCTTGCGGGCCTGCACAGACTGGAGTACCGGGGTTACGACTCGGCCGGCCTGGCAGTCCGGTCTGCGACAGGCGACGTCACCCGCCTGCGTGCGGTCGGTCGTGTCGCGGCACTGGAACACGCCGTCGGCGAGTGGGGTGGACCCCTGACCGGTACCACGGGGATAGGCCATACCAGATGGGCTACCCACGGCGCGGTCAGCGAGCAGAACACCCATCCACACAGTGACTGTAGCGGTCGGATAAGTCTGGTACACAACGGGATACTCGGGGGGTGTGACGGCCTGCGGCAAACGCTGACGCTGTCGGGGCACCACTTCAGTTCCGAGGTGGACAGTGAGATCTTCTGTCATCTGATCGAAGACGAGCTCGCCGCCGGTGGGGATCTGCGGGGCGCGGTCCAGGCAGCGTTGACATCGCTCGAGGGCTCCTGGGCGCTGGCGGTGATGGATCAGTTGACCGGCCAGATAGTGGTGGCTGCGCAGCGTTCGCCGCTTCTGATAGCGGAGAACGAACACGGTGTGTTCGCCAGCAGTGACATCTCTGCCATTGCCGATTGGGTGGAGGAGTTCAGAGTTCTCGATGACGGGGAGGTGATCGAACTCACCGGCGATCTCAGCACTCATCATCGAGCGCATCTGACCTCCTACCTGTGGCACCGTCAACCGGCGGATCTCGCCGGTTACGTGGATTACATGGCCAAGGAAGTGGACGAGCAACCGGCGGCGGCAGCACGCGCTCTGGCAGAGCTCGGCGGCGCGGTCGCCGATGGCTCGCTGTGGAATGATCTGGGGATCGGTGACTTCGAGCGACTCCAGGTCATCGGGTGCGGCACCTCGCTGAACGCAGGCCACGTGCTTGCCAACCTCCTTCGCCGAGTGGGACGAGTTCCGGTGACGGTGGAGGCGGCGAGCGAGGCGGCCAGCAGTCTGGTCGAACCCAAGACCCTGTGCTTGGCCATCAGCCAGTCAGGTGAGACCGCTGACGTGCTCAACGCGTTGGCCGATCGCCCATCAAAGGGCACTGTCCTGGCGCTTACCAACAATCCGCACTCCACCCTTGCGCGGCGCGCGGACGCGTTCCTCGACTGTGCGGCAGGCCCGGAAATCGGGGTCGCCGCCACCAAAACGTTTGTCTGCCAGGTGATCAGTGGGTCAGCTCTGTTGCTGTCTGGTCTCGTAGCGACCGGACGGATCTCGCCGGGGATGGCCACCGTCCTGGTCGAGTCGCTCTCTCTGATGCCCGAGCGTCTGGCCGACGCGGGCGCGGTGGCCAAGTGCGTAGTACCGGCCATCGCGGAAGAGCTCTGCACTGCAACCGGTTTCATCTTCATCGGGAGGGGCACGGGTGTTCCGTACGCCGCCGAAGGGGCTCTGAAACTCAAAGAACTCACGTATCGCTGGGCCGACCACTATCCGGCCGGTGAACTCAAGCACGGCCCGCTGGCGCTGGTCGACAGCGGAACTCCGGTTGTGGTGGTGGACAATCTGGATGCCAGGCTGCACGCCAACGTCGCCGAGGTGGCGGCACGCGGTGGGCGGGTGGTCCGGATCGGAGCGGCGGGTAGCACGGTGCCCGTCCTGGAGGGGCCGGTCGGCCCCTGGGGGCCACTGGAGAGTGTAGTGCCCATGCAGATACTTGCCCGCACCATTGGGCTGTCGTTGGGCTGGGACGTGGACAGGCCCCGCAATCTGGCCAAGTCCGTAACCGTGGACTGATTCTCAGCACCACCATATTTCATCTGGATTGGAGTCCTCATATGGTCGCAATTGCTCGGTCGCACAGAGACCCCGAGCTGAAAGTGAGCCTGGTGATCCCGGTGCGCAACGAAGCGCGCAACATCGCCTGGGTTCTGGAGCAGATCGTCGATGACGTGCACGAGATCATTCTGGTCGACGGTGAATCCACCGACGCCACCTTGACAACCGCGTTGAGTTACCGTTCCGACCTCGTG from Mycolicibacterium tokaiense includes the following:
- the glmS gene encoding glutamine--fructose-6-phosphate transaminase (isomerizing); translation: MCGIIACRTHGPAADYLLAGLHRLEYRGYDSAGLAVRSATGDVTRLRAVGRVAALEHAVGEWGGPLTGTTGIGHTRWATHGAVSEQNTHPHSDCSGRISLVHNGILGGCDGLRQTLTLSGHHFSSEVDSEIFCHLIEDELAAGGDLRGAVQAALTSLEGSWALAVMDQLTGQIVVAAQRSPLLIAENEHGVFASSDISAIADWVEEFRVLDDGEVIELTGDLSTHHRAHLTSYLWHRQPADLAGYVDYMAKEVDEQPAAAARALAELGGAVADGSLWNDLGIGDFERLQVIGCGTSLNAGHVLANLLRRVGRVPVTVEAASEAASSLVEPKTLCLAISQSGETADVLNALADRPSKGTVLALTNNPHSTLARRADAFLDCAAGPEIGVAATKTFVCQVISGSALLLSGLVATGRISPGMATVLVESLSLMPERLADAGAVAKCVVPAIAEELCTATGFIFIGRGTGVPYAAEGALKLKELTYRWADHYPAGELKHGPLALVDSGTPVVVVDNLDARLHANVAEVAARGGRVVRIGAAGSTVPVLEGPVGPWGPLESVVPMQILARTIGLSLGWDVDRPRNLAKSVTVD